One Cotesia glomerata isolate CgM1 linkage group LG8, MPM_Cglom_v2.3, whole genome shotgun sequence genomic window carries:
- the LOC123270945 gene encoding PAN2-PAN3 deadenylation complex catalytic subunit PAN2 isoform X2 — MDYSLLTHYDADAEVADQNLLWEESNYELPEEYLPQTEQYGEECDGAEFRETHTLLADGGDRFGVSTVTFDTVEELMWMGNQGGHVTSYYGANLQKYTSFQVHATQEVRHIHPIDEGILCLTQTALRGQLRRGIPLFTHTSQNMIDMQCMLQCGSRLLMGGHQEKIIDFNLTQGKETGFYHVGENGCAILRQHGKFICAGNPVGRIDLRDPNSLTIEHTLETHSGSLSDFDVQGNYLVTCGFSNSRQGLSADRFLMVYDLRQLRALTPVTTLVYPFLLKFLPSYSSRLAVVSPLGQMQLLDTIYADVQPSLTCLYQVATGGAMTLSFDVSPTSKCLGFGDAAGSIHLMATNAPNPQFNTFSRLTEFADPVETLESMSIDDQMTSLSTVPMMYGDHSLASDWPEQFLRKTYRKTPAIDPEILRTMKMQGTIGYAPNPQAFRRNQVPYNLEKRHGIVTKLFSGEPRAKNEDNTFIAIPKRYRKIEVKYSRLGYDEFDFDQYNLTSFSGLEATLPNSYCNAMLQLLYYCEPIRVAVMSHACQKEFCLSCELGFLFHMLDISKGSPCQAANFLRAFRTVPEASALGLILSDLHPEARKKTSLIRLVQSWNRFILHQMHYEIYDTRKRQQEEEEAARLKSGTKYAPFVYNEQDFPSILQDLGSRYKTTESDKKKKRKQDEDENTNKKEEDAREEETDISRIFGAEQIHVHRCLKCNREAYKNSIMLLSNLIYPENTSPNEEIPFTKILTRSLKPEKVTPAWCEGCQKFSPTLQSRQITKLPQILVLNCGLDSQQEKDFWQTQMNIIVQKVMNGKDSSPSSSPVPSSVKMCRYGLNCIRAGCRFRHVGKDAEVTQSSPSTPSTTPIQITIPPSHLYYSHSWIPHCIEVSLNEKGELDVNKLDEIHPVRPASKPVVENGLSDHSVPEDPKYSKRKESLDNDKQADSENETKTETHDPNSNENPSEEGPQQPVEHTEKIQYILTAVVCYIDDKSSEDRKHVVTLIRVGPNYHERSTGSAVAQWYLFNDFSITAVTPQEAVWFNLDWKVPCVLHYTAVSAIESVPFISPLTCDVFGEDKCIARSGGTRGITFTPLTSDEMPNKGDLVGIDAEFVTLNQKESEIRSDGKMSTIKPSHMSVARITCIRGQGPLEGTPFIDDYISTQEQVVDYLTKFSGIQPGDLDANFSSKHLTTLKSTYQKLRFLVDNGIIFVGHGLKNDFRVINLVVPPDQIVDTVLLFHLPHRRMVSLRFLTWHFLGKKIQSDTHDSTEDARAALELYRKYKELESNGTITEALKKLYDVGNELQWKVPES, encoded by the exons ATGGATTACTCATTGTTAACACATTATGATGCAGATGCAGAAGTCGCTGATCAAAATCTATTGT GGGAAGAATCGAACTACGAACTGCCAGAAGAATATTTACCTCAAACTGAGCAATATGGTGAAGAATGCGACGGAGCCGAGTTTCGTGAGACTCACACTCTTCTTGCTGATGGTGGTGACAGATTTGGAGTCTCTACTGTCACTTTTGACACCGTCGAGGAACTTATGTGGATGGGAAATCAAGGA GGTCACGTAACGTCGTACTATGGAgcaaatttacaaaaatatacatCGTTCCAAGTACATGCAACCCAAGAAGTCCGTCATATTCATCCCATAGACGAAGGAATTCTTTGTTTAACACAAACTGCTCTCAGGGGACAATTACGCCGAGGGATTCCTTTATTTACTCACAC GTCACAAAATATGATAGACATGCAATGCATGTTACAATGTGGATCGCGATTACTAATGGGTGGTCaccaagaaaaaataatagactTTAACTTGACCCAAGGAAAAGAAACTGGATTTTACCATGTAGGTGAAAACGGGTGTGCGATATTGCGTCAGCATGGGAAATTTATTTGCGCTGGTAATCCTGTAGGTCGGATTGATTTACGGGATCCTAATTCTCTGACCATTGAGCATACTCTCGAAACTCATAGTGGTTCTTTGAGTGACTTTGATGTTCAAGGGAATTATTTAGTAACTTGTGGGTTCAGTAACAG CCGTCAAGGATTGTCAGCGGATAGGTTTTTGATGGTTTACGATCTACGACAATTACGAGCCTTGACACCAGTAACGACTTTAGTGTATCcgtttttattgaaatttcttcCTAGTTACTCCAGTCGCTTAGCTGTTGTATCACCCTTGGGACAGATGCAATTATTGGATACTATTTATGCTGACGTACAGCCATCACTTACCTGTCTTTACCAA GTAGCGACTGGAGGTGCAATGACACTATCTTTTGACGTATCACCAACGTCTAAATGTCTAGGTTTTGGCGATGCTGCTGGCTCTATACATTTGATGGCTACTAATGCGCCTAATCCTCAATTCAATACATTTTCTAG ACTCACAGAATTTGCTGATCCCGTTGAGACATTAGAATCAATGTCAATCGACGATCAAATGACATCATTAAGCACAGTGCCAATGATGTACGGAGATCACTCACTAGCCAGTGATTGGCCAGagcaatttttaagaaaaacatATCG AAAAACGCCAGCAATAGATCCAGAAATATTGCGAACTATGAAAATGCAAGGAACAATCGGGTATGCACCGAACCCCCAGGCATTCCGGCGCAATCAa GTGCCatataatttagaaaaacGACATGGAATCGTAACAAAGCTGTTTTCTGGTGAACCGAGGGCTAAAAATGAAGACAATACTTTCATTGCCATTCCAAAACGTTACCGGAAAATAGAAGTCAAGTACTCGAGACTTGGGTACGATGAATTTGATTTTGATCAGTATAATTTGACTAGTTTTTCGGGATTGGAAGCTACTTTACCTAATAGTTACTGTAATGCTATGTTACAA ctaTTATATTACTGCGAGCCAATAAGAGTAGCAGTGATGTCTCACGCATGTCAAAAAGAATTCTGTTTATCATGTGAACTAGGATTTTTATTCCATATGCTTGATATCTCCAAAGGTTCACCGTGTCAGGCAGCTAATTTCCTTCGAGCTTTTCGTACTGTACCAGAAGCATCAGCTCTAGGACTTATACTTAGCGATTTGCATCCTGAAGCTCGAAAAAAGACTAGCCTCATCCGTCTAGTCcag AGTTGGAACAGATTTATTCTTCACCAAATGCACTATGAAATCTACGACACCCGAAAGCGTCAGCAAGAAGAGGAAGAAGCAGCCCGATTAAAATCCGGTACGAAATACGCTCCTTTTGTTTACAATGAACAAGATTTCCCTAGTATTTTACAGGATCTAGGCTCGCGTTACAAGACTACCGAGTCTgacaaaaagaagaaaagaaaacAAGACGAGGATG aaaACACCAACAAGAAGGAAGAAGATGCAAGGGAAGAAGAAACGGACATCAGTCGGATTTTTGGTGCTGAGCAGATTCATGTTCATCGTTGTCTCAAGTGTAATCGGGAAGCTTACAAAAATTCAATCATGCTGCtgtctaatttaatttatcctGAGAATACCAGTCCTa atgaagaaataccatttactaaaatattaacaCGGAGTTTAAAACCGGAAAAAGTAACACCCGCGTGGTGTGAAGGTTGTCAAAAATTCAGTCCCACATTGCAATCAAGACAAATAACGAAATTACCGCAAATATTGGTATTGAATTGCGGATTGGATTCTCAAcaa GAAAAAGACTTTTGGCAGACACAGATGAATATTATTGTACAAAAAGTAATGAATGGTAAAGATAGTAGCCCATCTTCGAGCCCGGTTCCTAGTTCTGTGAAAATGTGTCGATATGGATTAAATTGTATACGCGCTGGATGCAGATTTCGACATGTTGGTAAAGATGCTg aagTAACACAATCGTCACCATCAACACCTTCTACTACCCCAATTCAGATAACGATACCCCCAAGCCACCTTTACTACTCTCACTCTTGGATTCCGCACTGCATAGAAGTGTCATTGAACGAAAAAGGCGAGTTAGACGTGAACAAACTCGACGAAATACATCCAGTCCGTCCAGCCAGCAAGCCTGTGGTAGAAAACGGCCTGAGTGACCACTCAGTACCTGAAGATCCAAAATACTCCAAGAGGAAAGAGTCACTGGATAATGACAAGCAAGCTGACTCGGAAAACGAAACTAAAACAGAAACTCATGATCCTAATTCAAATGAAAACCCGAGTGAAGAAGGTCCACAACAGCCCGTAGaacacacggaaaaaattcaGTATATTTTAACAGCTGTGGTCTGTTACATAGACGATAAAAGCAGCGAAGACCGCAAGCATGTAGTGACTTTGATTCGTGTTGGTCCTAATTACCATGAAAGATCCACGGGAAGTGCAGTAGCGCAGTGGTACCTGTTTAATGATTTCAGCATTACAGCAGTCACTCCCCAAGAAGCTGTTTGGTTCAACTTGGACTGGAAGGTTCCATGTGTGCTTCATTATACCGCGGTCAGTGCTATTGAATCGGTACCGTTTATTTCGCCGTTGACGTGTGATGTTTTTGGAGAAGACAAGTGTATTGCAAGGAGTGGTGGCACTCGGGGAATTACTTTTACTCCCCTTACTTCTGATGAAATGCCTAATAAag GTGATTTAGTAGGAATCGACGCAGAGTTTGTTACTTTAAATCAAAAAGAATCTGAAATAAGAAGTGATGGCAAAATGTCGACTATTAAACCAAGCCACATGTCTGTTGCACGTATTACTTGTATCCGCGG TCAAGGACCTCTAGAAGGCACACCATTCATCGATGATTATATTAGTACGCAAGAACAAGTTGTCGACTACCTAACTAAATTCAGCGGTATCCAACCCGGTGATTTAGACGCTAATTTCAGCAGTAAGCACTTGACAACTCTCAAGTCGACTTACCAGAAGTTAAGATTCCTTGTCGATAACGGTATCATATTCGTCGGACATGGATTGAAGAATGATTTTAG agtaattaatttagtgGTACCACCTGATCAAATCGTGGATACTGTATTATTGTTCCATTTACCTCATCGCCGTATGGTTTCCCTCCGGTTCCTAACCTGGCACTTTTTAGGTAAGAAGATTCAGTCTGACACCCACGACTCCACTGAAGATGCGCGTGCAGCGCTGGAACTATATCGTAAGTACAAAGAACTGGAAAGCAATGGAACTATCACAGAAGCGCTGAAAAAATTGTATGATGTTGGAAATGAACTTCAGTGGAag gTGCCGGAAAGTTGA
- the LOC123270945 gene encoding PAN2-PAN3 deadenylation complex catalytic subunit PAN2 isoform X1, translated as MDYSLLTHYDADAEVADQNLLWEESNYELPEEYLPQTEQYGEECDGAEFRETHTLLADGGDRFGVSTVTFDTVEELMWMGNQGGHVTSYYGANLQKYTSFQVHATQEVRHIHPIDEGILCLTQTALRGQLRRGIPLFTHTSQNMIDMQCMLQCGSRLLMGGHQEKIIDFNLTQGKETGFYHVGENGCAILRQHGKFICAGNPVGRIDLRDPNSLTIEHTLETHSGSLSDFDVQGNYLVTCGFSNSRQGLSADRFLMVYDLRQLRALTPVTTLVYPFLLKFLPSYSSRLAVVSPLGQMQLLDTIYADVQPSLTCLYQVATGGAMTLSFDVSPTSKCLGFGDAAGSIHLMATNAPNPQFNTFSRLTEFADPVETLESMSIDDQMTSLSTVPMMYGDHSLASDWPEQFLRKTYRKTPAIDPEILRTMKMQGTIGYAPNPQAFRRNQVPYNLEKRHGIVTKLFSGEPRAKNEDNTFIAIPKRYRKIEVKYSRLGYDEFDFDQYNLTSFSGLEATLPNSYCNAMLQLLYYCEPIRVAVMSHACQKEFCLSCELGFLFHMLDISKGSPCQAANFLRAFRTVPEASALGLILSDLHPEARKKTSLIRLVQSWNRFILHQMHYEIYDTRKRQQEEEEAARLKSGTKYAPFVYNEQDFPSILQDLGSRYKTTESDKKKKRKQDEDGKYMWIAAKENTNKKEEDAREEETDISRIFGAEQIHVHRCLKCNREAYKNSIMLLSNLIYPENTSPNEEIPFTKILTRSLKPEKVTPAWCEGCQKFSPTLQSRQITKLPQILVLNCGLDSQQEKDFWQTQMNIIVQKVMNGKDSSPSSSPVPSSVKMCRYGLNCIRAGCRFRHVGKDAEVTQSSPSTPSTTPIQITIPPSHLYYSHSWIPHCIEVSLNEKGELDVNKLDEIHPVRPASKPVVENGLSDHSVPEDPKYSKRKESLDNDKQADSENETKTETHDPNSNENPSEEGPQQPVEHTEKIQYILTAVVCYIDDKSSEDRKHVVTLIRVGPNYHERSTGSAVAQWYLFNDFSITAVTPQEAVWFNLDWKVPCVLHYTAVSAIESVPFISPLTCDVFGEDKCIARSGGTRGITFTPLTSDEMPNKGDLVGIDAEFVTLNQKESEIRSDGKMSTIKPSHMSVARITCIRGQGPLEGTPFIDDYISTQEQVVDYLTKFSGIQPGDLDANFSSKHLTTLKSTYQKLRFLVDNGIIFVGHGLKNDFRVINLVVPPDQIVDTVLLFHLPHRRMVSLRFLTWHFLGKKIQSDTHDSTEDARAALELYRKYKELESNGTITEALKKLYDVGNELQWKVPES; from the exons ATGGATTACTCATTGTTAACACATTATGATGCAGATGCAGAAGTCGCTGATCAAAATCTATTGT GGGAAGAATCGAACTACGAACTGCCAGAAGAATATTTACCTCAAACTGAGCAATATGGTGAAGAATGCGACGGAGCCGAGTTTCGTGAGACTCACACTCTTCTTGCTGATGGTGGTGACAGATTTGGAGTCTCTACTGTCACTTTTGACACCGTCGAGGAACTTATGTGGATGGGAAATCAAGGA GGTCACGTAACGTCGTACTATGGAgcaaatttacaaaaatatacatCGTTCCAAGTACATGCAACCCAAGAAGTCCGTCATATTCATCCCATAGACGAAGGAATTCTTTGTTTAACACAAACTGCTCTCAGGGGACAATTACGCCGAGGGATTCCTTTATTTACTCACAC GTCACAAAATATGATAGACATGCAATGCATGTTACAATGTGGATCGCGATTACTAATGGGTGGTCaccaagaaaaaataatagactTTAACTTGACCCAAGGAAAAGAAACTGGATTTTACCATGTAGGTGAAAACGGGTGTGCGATATTGCGTCAGCATGGGAAATTTATTTGCGCTGGTAATCCTGTAGGTCGGATTGATTTACGGGATCCTAATTCTCTGACCATTGAGCATACTCTCGAAACTCATAGTGGTTCTTTGAGTGACTTTGATGTTCAAGGGAATTATTTAGTAACTTGTGGGTTCAGTAACAG CCGTCAAGGATTGTCAGCGGATAGGTTTTTGATGGTTTACGATCTACGACAATTACGAGCCTTGACACCAGTAACGACTTTAGTGTATCcgtttttattgaaatttcttcCTAGTTACTCCAGTCGCTTAGCTGTTGTATCACCCTTGGGACAGATGCAATTATTGGATACTATTTATGCTGACGTACAGCCATCACTTACCTGTCTTTACCAA GTAGCGACTGGAGGTGCAATGACACTATCTTTTGACGTATCACCAACGTCTAAATGTCTAGGTTTTGGCGATGCTGCTGGCTCTATACATTTGATGGCTACTAATGCGCCTAATCCTCAATTCAATACATTTTCTAG ACTCACAGAATTTGCTGATCCCGTTGAGACATTAGAATCAATGTCAATCGACGATCAAATGACATCATTAAGCACAGTGCCAATGATGTACGGAGATCACTCACTAGCCAGTGATTGGCCAGagcaatttttaagaaaaacatATCG AAAAACGCCAGCAATAGATCCAGAAATATTGCGAACTATGAAAATGCAAGGAACAATCGGGTATGCACCGAACCCCCAGGCATTCCGGCGCAATCAa GTGCCatataatttagaaaaacGACATGGAATCGTAACAAAGCTGTTTTCTGGTGAACCGAGGGCTAAAAATGAAGACAATACTTTCATTGCCATTCCAAAACGTTACCGGAAAATAGAAGTCAAGTACTCGAGACTTGGGTACGATGAATTTGATTTTGATCAGTATAATTTGACTAGTTTTTCGGGATTGGAAGCTACTTTACCTAATAGTTACTGTAATGCTATGTTACAA ctaTTATATTACTGCGAGCCAATAAGAGTAGCAGTGATGTCTCACGCATGTCAAAAAGAATTCTGTTTATCATGTGAACTAGGATTTTTATTCCATATGCTTGATATCTCCAAAGGTTCACCGTGTCAGGCAGCTAATTTCCTTCGAGCTTTTCGTACTGTACCAGAAGCATCAGCTCTAGGACTTATACTTAGCGATTTGCATCCTGAAGCTCGAAAAAAGACTAGCCTCATCCGTCTAGTCcag AGTTGGAACAGATTTATTCTTCACCAAATGCACTATGAAATCTACGACACCCGAAAGCGTCAGCAAGAAGAGGAAGAAGCAGCCCGATTAAAATCCGGTACGAAATACGCTCCTTTTGTTTACAATGAACAAGATTTCCCTAGTATTTTACAGGATCTAGGCTCGCGTTACAAGACTACCGAGTCTgacaaaaagaagaaaagaaaacAAGACGAGGATGGTAAATATATGTGGATCGCCGCGAAAG aaaACACCAACAAGAAGGAAGAAGATGCAAGGGAAGAAGAAACGGACATCAGTCGGATTTTTGGTGCTGAGCAGATTCATGTTCATCGTTGTCTCAAGTGTAATCGGGAAGCTTACAAAAATTCAATCATGCTGCtgtctaatttaatttatcctGAGAATACCAGTCCTa atgaagaaataccatttactaaaatattaacaCGGAGTTTAAAACCGGAAAAAGTAACACCCGCGTGGTGTGAAGGTTGTCAAAAATTCAGTCCCACATTGCAATCAAGACAAATAACGAAATTACCGCAAATATTGGTATTGAATTGCGGATTGGATTCTCAAcaa GAAAAAGACTTTTGGCAGACACAGATGAATATTATTGTACAAAAAGTAATGAATGGTAAAGATAGTAGCCCATCTTCGAGCCCGGTTCCTAGTTCTGTGAAAATGTGTCGATATGGATTAAATTGTATACGCGCTGGATGCAGATTTCGACATGTTGGTAAAGATGCTg aagTAACACAATCGTCACCATCAACACCTTCTACTACCCCAATTCAGATAACGATACCCCCAAGCCACCTTTACTACTCTCACTCTTGGATTCCGCACTGCATAGAAGTGTCATTGAACGAAAAAGGCGAGTTAGACGTGAACAAACTCGACGAAATACATCCAGTCCGTCCAGCCAGCAAGCCTGTGGTAGAAAACGGCCTGAGTGACCACTCAGTACCTGAAGATCCAAAATACTCCAAGAGGAAAGAGTCACTGGATAATGACAAGCAAGCTGACTCGGAAAACGAAACTAAAACAGAAACTCATGATCCTAATTCAAATGAAAACCCGAGTGAAGAAGGTCCACAACAGCCCGTAGaacacacggaaaaaattcaGTATATTTTAACAGCTGTGGTCTGTTACATAGACGATAAAAGCAGCGAAGACCGCAAGCATGTAGTGACTTTGATTCGTGTTGGTCCTAATTACCATGAAAGATCCACGGGAAGTGCAGTAGCGCAGTGGTACCTGTTTAATGATTTCAGCATTACAGCAGTCACTCCCCAAGAAGCTGTTTGGTTCAACTTGGACTGGAAGGTTCCATGTGTGCTTCATTATACCGCGGTCAGTGCTATTGAATCGGTACCGTTTATTTCGCCGTTGACGTGTGATGTTTTTGGAGAAGACAAGTGTATTGCAAGGAGTGGTGGCACTCGGGGAATTACTTTTACTCCCCTTACTTCTGATGAAATGCCTAATAAag GTGATTTAGTAGGAATCGACGCAGAGTTTGTTACTTTAAATCAAAAAGAATCTGAAATAAGAAGTGATGGCAAAATGTCGACTATTAAACCAAGCCACATGTCTGTTGCACGTATTACTTGTATCCGCGG TCAAGGACCTCTAGAAGGCACACCATTCATCGATGATTATATTAGTACGCAAGAACAAGTTGTCGACTACCTAACTAAATTCAGCGGTATCCAACCCGGTGATTTAGACGCTAATTTCAGCAGTAAGCACTTGACAACTCTCAAGTCGACTTACCAGAAGTTAAGATTCCTTGTCGATAACGGTATCATATTCGTCGGACATGGATTGAAGAATGATTTTAG agtaattaatttagtgGTACCACCTGATCAAATCGTGGATACTGTATTATTGTTCCATTTACCTCATCGCCGTATGGTTTCCCTCCGGTTCCTAACCTGGCACTTTTTAGGTAAGAAGATTCAGTCTGACACCCACGACTCCACTGAAGATGCGCGTGCAGCGCTGGAACTATATCGTAAGTACAAAGAACTGGAAAGCAATGGAACTATCACAGAAGCGCTGAAAAAATTGTATGATGTTGGAAATGAACTTCAGTGGAag gTGCCGGAAAGTTGA